The genomic interval CGTTTCGGGATTCGACGCGTACCGGACGTGCCCGATGAACCGGTCGGTCCGCACGCGGAGCTCCGAAAGCATCCGGTCGGACGCCGCCGGCATCCCGCTTCGGACGCCGCGGAGCTCCCCGTCCTGCCGCCAGGCGGCCCCCCAGCCGTCGGGGTGGTTTCCGCCGGGGTGCTTTTCCCATCCCGCGACGAGGTTTCCGCGCTCGCAGAACCGCGCGAGCCGCTCCAGGCAGGTGGCGGCGTCCCGCGTGGCGGCGGAGGCGAAGGCGATCATGCGGCACATGTCAGGACCTCCCTGGATTTCGATGCGCCGCGGCGGCGAAAAGGAGCAGGACGCAGACGAGCTGGATCGCCAGCCCCGGAAGGAAAATGCGCACCGCGGGCGCGAGGAAGACGTACCGCTCGATCGCCACTCCCGACAGGACGGAGACCGCCGCCAGGGAGACCGCGAGCGGATGCGATTTCGCGCGCGTGGGCAGAAGGACCAGGAACGGGATGAAGAAGAGAAGCAGGAGCGCGGCGACGGACAGCTCCCGCAGCGGAGAGGAGGAGACCCTCCGCGCGATGAACCCGACCTCCTCGGGGATGTTCCCGTACCAGATCGTCAGGAACTGCGCGAAAAACAGGCCGGCCCACATGAGACTGAAGCCGAACATCAGGACGGAGAGATCCGACAGGTCCGACCGGGATCCCGGTTCGGGGGCTGTCGCCGGGCGGCCTTGGACCAGCAGATAGAAGAGCGCGGAGGCGGCGAATCCCGCGAAGAGCGACTCGACGAAGAAGAATCCCCCCAGCAGCGCGCTGATCCAGGGGTACTCCAGCGACATCACCAGGTCGAACGCCGTCAGCGACTGGGAGGCGACGAAGACGAGGAGATACCAGGACGCCCGGCGCTTCGCCTCCTCCGCTCCCGGGGGAGACGCGGCGAACCGCATCGCCGTCGCGTACGCGAGCAGCAGGAAGAGGGCGTTGCGGCCGATGAAGAAATCCTTCCGCAGCCACTTCCCCGGGTGGCGCGCCCAGGGGTAGGCGTCCAGGAAGGGAATCGTCAACAGGAGCAGGAACGCGGCAAGGAGCAGCAGCGGGACGACGGAGAGCAGCTCCTTCCGCACGGACCCGACCCAGCGGGCGTTGACCATCTCTCCGGCCGCGGCGGCGGCGATGCACCCTTCCGCGACAGCGATCAGGAAGAGGAGCGAAAGGAGGAGCGAGCCGCTCGCCCCCGGGGAAGGCCATCGCGAAAGGACGGCCACGAGGGCTCCCCCCGCCGCGATCGCCGCGGCCAGGACGCCTTTTCGCTCCAGCAGCGCCCTCATCGCGGCTCCTCCTCTTCGACGAGGATGACGAACCGGTTCCCGTGATCCTCGTCCGACCGGATGGCGCGCGGGCTCGGGAGCCCGGCCAGGAGAAGGAAGCCCGCGAACGTGGAGAGCGCGCCGAACAGGATCGTCAGGGCGAACGCGATGATGATGAAGGGGGGGATCGACACGATGGGCTTCCCCCCGACGATGAGCGGCCAGCTCAGCGAGGTGAGGATGGTGAAGGCGAAGCCCGCCGCCGTGCCCGACGCGGCGCCGAGGAGCGCGAAGAACCGGACCTTCGACCGGCCGCGGGAGAGGATGCGTTCGGCCTCCGGGACGTCGAACGGCGTGATCGTCCGGATCCGGTCCGGCGGCACTCCGTCCCGGACCGCCGTCCGCAGCCCCTCGAGGAACGCGTCCTTGTCCTTGTAGACCATCTTCCCCGGCATCAGAGGTGTTCCTTTATTTCCGTGATGGAGAGTACGGGCAGGTTCTTCACGAAGAGCAGGTACAGCAGGAAGAACATCCCGAAGCTCCCGAGGGAGATCCCCACCTCGACGAAGGTGGGTGAATACGTCCCCCAGACGTACGGGTCGTAGTCGTGCGCCAGGGATGTCACGATGATCACGAAACGCTCCAGCCACATCCCCACGTTCACCAGCAGGGAGACGATCAAAAGATACGCCATGTTCCTCCGGAGTTTCCGGACGAACAGCGTCAGCGGAACGAGCGAGTTGCAGAAGATCATCGCCCAGGCGAGGTACCGGAAGTTCCCCGCGATGCGGTAGCGGAAGGCCTCCGTCTCGAACGGGTTCTCGCCGTACCACGCGAGGCCGAACTCGACGATGTAGGAGTAGGTCACGATGAGGGAGGTGAAGAGCATGATCTTCGCGATGCTCTCGAAGTGGTCGTCGGTGACGTACTCCTGGAGGTTCAGCGCCTTCCGCAGCGGGATCACGAGGGTGATGACCATGGCGGTCCCGGAGAAGATCGCGCCGGCGACGAAGTACGGGGCGAAGATCGTGGTGTGCCACCCCGGCAGGATGCTCATGGCGAAGTCCCACGAGACCACGGAATGGACGGACGCCACCAGAGGCGTGGCGAAGGCGGCCAGGAACAGGTAGAGCATCGCGTAGTGCCGCCACTGCCGGTCCGTGCCCTTCCAGCCGAGGGAGAGGACCTTGTAGACCTTCTTCCGTATCCCTTCCTTCCACCGCTGCGCGACGGCGAAGTCGGGGATCATCCCGACGTAGAAGAAAACGAGGCTCACCGTGAAATAGGTGCCCACGGCGAAGACGTCCCAGATCAGCGGGGAGCGGAAGTTGACCCAGAGCTGCCGCTGGTTCGGGTAGGGGAGGAGGTAGTAGAACACCCACGACCTCCCCAGGTGGACGATGGGGAACAGCCCGGCGACCATGAGGGCGAACACGGTCATCGCCTCCGCGGCGCGGTTGAAGCTCGTGCGGAACTTCGCGCGGAACAGGAACAGCACCGCGGAGATGAGCGTGCCGGAGTGGGCGATCCCCACCCAGAAGACGAAGTTCGTGATGTAGACCGCCCAGTTCACGGGATGGGTGTACCCGGCGACGCCCAGCCCCTCCCGGATCTGGTATGCCCATAGGACCCCGCCGATGAGCATCAGCACGGCCGCGAAGCCTGCGCCGGCGAGCCATGCCTTTCCCGGCTTCCCCATCGCCGCCAGGATGTCCCGTTCCGCCTTGGCGTACCGGTCCGGAGTTTCCATGCCGCCCTCGCCCCGGTTCACGGCTTTCCGCCTCGCAGGTAGTAGACCGACGATTCGGTCCCGAGCGTTTCGAACACGCGATAAGCCCGGTCGGAGTGGGCCAGCCGGTAGACCTCCGAATTCCTGTCGAGGAGGTTGCCGAACGCGATCGCTCGGGTGGGGCAGCTCTGGGCGCAGGCCGTCGTGAACTCGCCGTCCATCACCTTGCGACCCTCGTCCGCGGCCTTGTCCTTCGCCGCCCGGATCCGCTGGAGGCAGAAGGTGCACTTCTCCATCACCCCCACGCCCCGTACCTGCGCGTCGGGATTCAGCATCCGTGCCGCCGGCTCCGGCCAGCGGTGCTCCCGCCAGTTGAAGCGGCGCACCTTGTACGGACAGTTGTTGGAGCAATAGCGGGTCCCCACGCACCGGTTGTACACCTGGACGTTCAGCCCTTCCTGGTTGTGGTACGCGGCGAAGACCGGGCAAACCGTTTCGCACGGTGCGTAGTCGCACTGCTGGCATAGCATGGGGAGGAAATCGACCTTCCCGTTCTCGTAGAACGGTTCGATCCGCAGCCAGGACATCTCCCGGCCTTTCAGGTGATCCTTCCTCCCGGCCACGGGCACGTTGTTCTCGACGCAGCACGACGCGACGCAGGCGGCGCAGCCGGTGCATTTTCCCAGGTCGATCGCCATCGCCCAGCGGTACTCCTCGTGGGGGTGGTCGGGGTACAGGCTCCACCGCTCGTGGCGGCGTTCCTCGTCGCGGTGCACCGGGTCGGGGATGAGGCCGCGCCCGTGCTGGGAGAAGGAGCCCGACAGGATGGGGATTTCGATCCGTTTCCCCGTCTTCCCGATCGAGACGGACTCGATGACGGAAACCGCCCCTCCCGTCCGAGGGTCCGTACGGACCGGGAGGGAGGGAAGCGCGTCGCGGCACAGGACGAAAACACCGGGGGGGAGCCCCGGCTGGACCTTCACCGGAAGTGCCGCCTTCCAGTCGCCGGAAGCGACCGTCACGCCGTCCCGGTCTTTGAGCCCCGACTTCTCCGCGGTCTCCGGCGCGACGGAGAGCCAGCCTCCGTACGTGATGGTGGTGAGCGGATCGGGGATCTCGGAAAGCAGCGGGAGGTTCCGGCTCCGCCCGTCGAAGGTCCGGATGGACGGGGCGAGGATCAGGACGCCCTTCCCGGGGCCCGCCGGGACCGCCGCCCCCCGGAGCGCTGCCGCGGCCCGGCTCCCGTCGATCGACGCCGGTTTCCCCGCCGTCGCCGTCTCGACGAATCCCTTCTCGAGGAGAGCGTTCTTCCCGGCTTCCCCGAGCCGCGTCTCCCATGAGGCCAGCAGCAACTCCCGGTAGCTGCCCGAGGCGCCGTTCCCGGACACCTTGCCCATAAGCTCCAGGAGCGCGTCGCCGTCGGAGCGGGTATCGTACATGGCCGGGAGCGCAGGCCGC from Thermodesulfobacteriota bacterium carries:
- the nrfD gene encoding NrfD/PsrC family molybdoenzyme membrane anchor subunit encodes the protein MNRGEGGMETPDRYAKAERDILAAMGKPGKAWLAGAGFAAVLMLIGGVLWAYQIREGLGVAGYTHPVNWAVYITNFVFWVGIAHSGTLISAVLFLFRAKFRTSFNRAAEAMTVFALMVAGLFPIVHLGRSWVFYYLLPYPNQRQLWVNFRSPLIWDVFAVGTYFTVSLVFFYVGMIPDFAVAQRWKEGIRKKVYKVLSLGWKGTDRQWRHYAMLYLFLAAFATPLVASVHSVVSWDFAMSILPGWHTTIFAPYFVAGAIFSGTAMVITLVIPLRKALNLQEYVTDDHFESIAKIMLFTSLIVTYSYIVEFGLAWYGENPFETEAFRYRIAGNFRYLAWAMIFCNSLVPLTLFVRKLRRNMAYLLIVSLLVNVGMWLERFVIIVTSLAHDYDPYVWGTYSPTFVEVGISLGSFGMFFLLYLLFVKNLPVLSITEIKEHL
- a CDS encoding DUF3341 domain-containing protein, whose amino-acid sequence is MPGKMVYKDKDAFLEGLRTAVRDGVPPDRIRTITPFDVPEAERILSRGRSKVRFFALLGAASGTAAGFAFTILTSLSWPLIVGGKPIVSIPPFIIIAFALTILFGALSTFAGFLLLAGLPSPRAIRSDEDHGNRFVILVEEEEPR
- a CDS encoding molybdopterin-dependent oxidoreductase; translated protein: MKRREFLWLLGVVSGSTAMSACGSPNRSAKFTSYLRPPEEGVVPGEAIYLRTTCTECPAGCGLLARVREGRPVKLEGVPEHPVSDGGLCVRGQSSLYRLYHPERLRGPLVREGGKHRPLSWDEALARVSTSLDEARKKGGKSLFLSGRTAGSLDRLIAASCDRMGIERLPEYEPFDHAAVKEAYGLLFGVRDVPRYRIERSDFLLTVGADLLETYVSPIGYTRSIFAARAGGNFHWFHVEPHMSLTGANADRRITVVPGREPLLLSFLLRELVERGSAQRRIPGQLLDAFPRTTAEQVSRDADIPRDALKELADRLVSAKRPLVVAGGVSTMCPEGLATAAAGALIQWVTGAFPDRVDLSGSGNYRDVGTLRDMEALSARLEGGEAGVVFLFRTNPLFSLPPRLGFREKLKKAALTVGMGEFLDETLAEADVVLPLSHSLESWGDAEPRNGVVSILRPALPAMYDTRSDGDALLELMGKVSGNGASGSYRELLLASWETRLGEAGKNALLEKGFVETATAGKPASIDGSRAAAALRGAAVPAGPGKGVLILAPSIRTFDGRSRNLPLLSEIPDPLTTITYGGWLSVAPETAEKSGLKDRDGVTVASGDWKAALPVKVQPGLPPGVFVLCRDALPSLPVRTDPRTGGAVSVIESVSIGKTGKRIEIPILSGSFSQHGRGLIPDPVHRDEERRHERWSLYPDHPHEEYRWAMAIDLGKCTGCAACVASCCVENNVPVAGRKDHLKGREMSWLRIEPFYENGKVDFLPMLCQQCDYAPCETVCPVFAAYHNQEGLNVQVYNRCVGTRYCSNNCPYKVRRFNWREHRWPEPAARMLNPDAQVRGVGVMEKCTFCLQRIRAAKDKAADEGRKVMDGEFTTACAQSCPTRAIAFGNLLDRNSEVYRLAHSDRAYRVFETLGTESSVYYLRGGKP